A genomic segment from Peromyscus maniculatus bairdii isolate BWxNUB_F1_BW_parent chromosome 11, HU_Pman_BW_mat_3.1, whole genome shotgun sequence encodes:
- the Kiaa0040 gene encoding uncharacterized protein KIAA0040 homolog: MERNSSFFNSIWETIRTRHERGVFNTVCLAVLLGLPLVVVLTLLFVCCHCCCSRPPKSGQQPDPNKKKKKKKKKKKDEDLWISAQPKLLQMEKRPSLPI, translated from the coding sequence ATGGAGAGAAACAGTTCCTTCTTCAACTCTATCTGGGAAACCATCCGGACCAGACACGAAAGGGGCGTCTTCAACACCGTCTGCCTGGCTGTCCTCCTGGGGCTGCCCTTAGTGGTGGTCCTTACACTCCTCTTCGTCTGCTGCCATTGCTGCTGCAGCCGGCCACCCAAGAGCGGCCAACAGCCAGACccaaacaagaagaagaaaaagaagaagaaaaagaagaaggatgaAGACCTCTGGATCTCTGCTCAGCCCAAGCTCCTCCAGATGGAGAAGCGGCCATCACTGCCTATCTAG